One Nitrospirota bacterium DNA segment encodes these proteins:
- a CDS encoding GNAT family N-acetyltransferase, protein MTKRNSNQVEIRLPSEHDMPDLLALEQECFDTEYYRPHRFNRSQFASFLRNPRAIVFVAVRHGLLLGYVAGSCGGGARRGAARIESLAVTPAMRNQGIGGLLVRRFTEEAKRRGAKRLTIEVATANTGAVRFFTNRGFDPVRRLPAYYGNRYDGLRMRRELG, encoded by the coding sequence ATGACCAAGAGGAACAGCAATCAAGTCGAGATTCGTCTGCCGTCTGAGCACGACATGCCTGATTTGCTCGCCTTGGAGCAGGAATGTTTTGACACGGAATACTACCGCCCGCATCGATTCAACCGGTCGCAGTTCGCGTCTTTCCTTCGAAACCCGCGGGCGATCGTCTTCGTGGCCGTCCGGCATGGTCTCCTGCTCGGCTACGTCGCCGGCTCCTGCGGTGGAGGTGCTCGGCGGGGGGCCGCGCGGATCGAAAGCCTGGCCGTTACTCCGGCGATGCGGAACCAAGGGATCGGAGGGCTCTTGGTACGGCGATTTACCGAAGAGGCTAAACGCCGCGGTGCCAAGCGCCTGACGATCGAGGTCGCCACGGCGAACACCGGCGCCGTTCGCTTCTTCACGAACCGAGGCTTCGATCCGGTGAGACGCCTTCCTGCGTATTACGGCAACCGGTACGACGGCCTCCGCATGCGAC
- a CDS encoding NAD(P)/FAD-dependent oxidoreductase → MGSDYDAIIIGAGHNGLVAACYLARAGWKVLVLERRHIVGGACVTEEVFPGFKVSTAAYVVSLFRPEIVRDFRLDAYGLRILERIPSSFTPFPNGRFLLLGVDHDLNCREIAKFSVRDADNYARYQDWLEGLAESLEPLLTMTPPNLRRPGHRDLWTMLKLARALTRAGARLGDLVELLTGAARPILDRWFESEELKATLATDAVIGAMASPSTPGTAYVLFHHVMGATNGKRGIWGYVQGGMGGLTQALARAARDLSVTIRCEAEVSHILVKNGKVAGVALTNGDEFKAPVVVSNADAHVTFTRLLDPKCLPEDFLQAVRRIDYRSASLKINLALSELPSFLACPGTKPGPQHRGTIHICPDLDYIERAYDDAKYGRPSDRPILECTIPSVVDPSVAPPNFHLMSMFVQYAPYSLRAATWDHMRESFADRCVDLLTEYAPNFTASIVARQVLTPLDLERTFGLTGGNIFQGAMTLNQLFCFRPVPGYADYRTPIAGLYLCGAAAHPGGGVMGAAGYNAAREILRK, encoded by the coding sequence ATGGGGAGTGACTACGACGCCATCATTATCGGGGCCGGGCACAACGGATTGGTGGCCGCCTGCTATCTGGCCCGCGCCGGCTGGAAGGTGCTGGTGCTCGAACGGCGGCACATTGTGGGCGGAGCCTGCGTGACCGAAGAAGTGTTTCCCGGCTTCAAGGTTTCGACCGCCGCCTATGTCGTCAGCCTGTTTCGCCCGGAGATCGTCCGCGACTTCCGTCTGGACGCCTATGGCTTGAGGATTCTGGAGCGCATTCCCTCTTCCTTCACTCCGTTTCCCAACGGGCGCTTTCTCCTGCTGGGAGTCGACCACGATTTGAACTGCCGGGAGATTGCCAAGTTCAGCGTCCGCGACGCGGACAACTACGCCCGATACCAGGACTGGCTCGAAGGGCTCGCGGAAAGCCTTGAGCCGCTGCTGACCATGACTCCGCCGAATCTCCGTCGCCCCGGGCATCGAGACCTCTGGACCATGCTCAAACTTGCTCGCGCGCTGACGCGGGCCGGCGCTCGGCTCGGCGACTTGGTTGAACTCCTGACCGGAGCGGCCCGGCCGATCCTCGATCGTTGGTTCGAGTCGGAGGAGCTCAAGGCGACGCTGGCGACCGATGCCGTCATCGGCGCCATGGCCTCGCCCTCGACGCCTGGGACCGCCTATGTCCTGTTTCACCACGTGATGGGAGCAACCAACGGGAAACGAGGAATCTGGGGCTACGTTCAAGGCGGGATGGGAGGATTGACCCAAGCGTTGGCACGGGCGGCTCGTGACCTGTCGGTCACCATTCGCTGCGAGGCTGAGGTCAGCCACATCCTGGTCAAGAACGGGAAAGTCGCCGGTGTCGCGCTGACCAACGGGGACGAGTTCAAGGCGCCGGTGGTCGTCAGTAACGCCGATGCGCATGTGACGTTCACCCGTTTGCTTGATCCCAAGTGTCTGCCGGAGGATTTCCTGCAGGCGGTGCGGCGGATCGACTACCGCAGCGCGTCGCTCAAAATCAATCTGGCCTTGTCCGAACTCCCGAGCTTCCTTGCCTGTCCCGGCACGAAGCCTGGCCCCCAGCATCGAGGAACGATTCATATTTGCCCCGATCTCGATTACATCGAGCGGGCCTACGATGATGCCAAGTACGGCCGCCCCTCGGACCGCCCGATTCTCGAGTGCACCATCCCCTCGGTGGTCGATCCCTCCGTCGCCCCGCCGAACTTCCACCTGATGTCGATGTTCGTCCAGTATGCGCCGTACAGCCTGCGTGCGGCGACGTGGGATCACATGCGGGAGAGCTTTGCGGATCGCTGTGTGGATCTGTTGACGGAATATGCGCCGAACTTCACCGCATCGATCGTCGCCCGGCAGGTCTTGACGCCCCTGGACCTCGAGCGAACGTTCGGCCTGACCGGAGGTAATATCTTTCAAGGAGCGATGACGCTGAATCAGTTGTTTTGTTTTCGGCCCGTGCCCGGCTATGCGGATTATCGAACGCCGATAGCCGGATTGTATCTGTGCGGAGCAGCCGCCCATCCGGGCGGCGGCGTGATGGGAGCCGCCGGCTATAATGCCGCGCGCGAGATCCTGCGAAAGTAG
- a CDS encoding DUF2173 family protein, whose product MATLDQLMQVKGVVAAGEFTPTGELVDYKSSVHMPQDQAGMTAQFCGTVSIMFNTLAKAYSHMYTNMSWLPPKFWAYGGGDMAVCVGGTKGVFVEIAKADFNQLFKMLAEG is encoded by the coding sequence ATGGCAACACTCGATCAACTCATGCAGGTCAAAGGAGTGGTGGCGGCAGGTGAATTCACGCCCACCGGTGAGCTGGTGGACTACAAGTCATCAGTGCACATGCCGCAGGATCAAGCAGGCATGACGGCTCAGTTCTGCGGCACGGTCAGCATCATGTTCAATACCTTGGCCAAAGCCTATTCACACATGTATACGAACATGAGTTGGCTGCCTCCCAAGTTCTGGGCCTACGGAGGGGGCGATATGGCGGTGTGCGTGGGCGGAACGAAAGGGGTGTTCGTCGAAATCGCGAAGGCCGACTTCAATCAACTGTTCAAGATGCTCGCCGAGGGGTGA